From Methylomonas sp. EFPC3, a single genomic window includes:
- a CDS encoding LTA synthase family protein, with amino-acid sequence MVTRLGVFAFLLAPLLLKGLFVDHFIYEYTGTRFLGWARVLANDAVVYAVLLLLLYLSCWPGIWRVVSALLRLLALVLFAIYWIDYLVIANFDTHLALGDAIKYAGYSHKYIQQIYGLPDWALWGILLILLAAIAALVSVPYRLPTERNRKLPLFAIAGLPLISGFTDNDVYAHAWIYKNVFDYNLTIRSEAEPYSAEFIRGFRYDEAQTCHAEPAQSKNIVILMVESLSAYQSRYFSGIRDWTPQLDAIAANHLAFRNFYANGFITEDGEIALLTGLPPIYSPSSYSDGGSASFAGFYAVEQSLPHRLKARGYRSEFLTSADLEFGNTGVWANSIGFDYVEGHDHPDYAGWERFHFRAAPDTALYLRALDRIAKAGPQPLLLFIKTVSTHHPYLDPETKQKSEEAAFRYADKQLGHFYRQLQDAGFFRNGILLIVGDHHSMTPLKQEEAAHFGHYKASAKVPLLVVSASGHADEDRQFQQTDVFNTLQGMVDGSQCSSAWQGVLWGEHAAPPRFIAHRRGDNRDKVSVFSDDGDYLVKLDGDTTRLGNAAAEPALSRMLVDKINALRIARLNWLAKSAETSN; translated from the coding sequence ATGGTCACGCGCTTGGGTGTATTTGCCTTCCTATTGGCGCCGTTGCTACTGAAAGGCCTGTTCGTCGATCATTTTATCTACGAATACACCGGCACCCGTTTCCTGGGATGGGCTCGGGTATTGGCTAACGACGCGGTGGTCTATGCGGTATTGCTGTTGCTGCTGTACCTGTCGTGCTGGCCAGGTATTTGGCGTGTCGTTTCGGCACTGTTGCGCCTGCTGGCATTAGTCCTGTTTGCGATTTACTGGATCGATTATTTGGTCATCGCCAATTTCGACACCCATCTGGCACTCGGCGATGCGATCAAATACGCCGGCTATTCGCATAAGTACATTCAGCAAATTTACGGACTACCGGATTGGGCCTTGTGGGGAATCTTGCTGATACTGTTGGCTGCGATTGCCGCGTTGGTCTCGGTGCCGTACCGCCTTCCCACCGAACGCAACCGCAAACTGCCGTTGTTTGCTATCGCCGGGCTGCCGTTAATTTCCGGTTTCACTGACAACGACGTTTACGCCCACGCCTGGATTTATAAAAACGTTTTCGATTACAACCTGACCATACGTTCCGAGGCTGAGCCTTACAGCGCCGAGTTTATCCGCGGCTTTCGCTACGACGAAGCGCAAACTTGCCACGCCGAGCCGGCGCAAAGCAAAAACATCGTGATACTGATGGTGGAATCGCTGTCCGCCTACCAAAGTCGTTACTTTTCCGGGATTCGCGATTGGACGCCGCAACTCGATGCCATTGCGGCAAACCATCTGGCGTTTCGTAACTTCTATGCAAACGGGTTCATCACCGAAGACGGCGAAATCGCTTTGCTGACCGGCTTGCCGCCGATCTATTCGCCGTCCAGCTATTCCGACGGCGGTAGCGCGTCTTTTGCCGGGTTTTACGCTGTCGAACAATCGTTGCCGCATCGGCTGAAAGCGCGCGGCTACCGCAGCGAATTTCTGACCAGCGCCGATCTCGAATTCGGCAATACCGGAGTCTGGGCCAACAGCATCGGCTTCGATTATGTCGAGGGCCACGACCATCCCGATTATGCGGGTTGGGAACGGTTTCATTTTCGCGCCGCGCCCGACACAGCTCTTTACCTGCGGGCGCTGGATAGAATCGCCAAAGCTGGACCACAACCGCTGCTGTTGTTCATCAAAACCGTCAGCACCCACCATCCTTATCTCGATCCGGAAACCAAACAAAAATCGGAAGAGGCCGCGTTTCGTTATGCCGACAAACAATTGGGCCATTTTTACCGGCAATTGCAGGACGCCGGATTTTTTCGCAACGGCATACTGCTGATCGTCGGCGACCACCATTCGATGACGCCATTGAAGCAGGAAGAAGCCGCGCACTTCGGCCATTACAAAGCCTCGGCCAAAGTGCCGCTGCTGGTGGTGTCCGCTAGCGGGCACGCAGACGAGGACCGGCAATTTCAACAGACCGACGTGTTCAATACCTTGCAAGGCATGGTTGACGGCAGCCAATGCAGTAGTGCTTGGCAAGGCGTGTTGTGGGGCGAGCATGCTGCGCCGCCGCGCTTTATCGCCCACCGCCGCGGCGACAATCGCGATAAGGTCAGCGTATTCAGCGACGACGGCGACTATCTGGTGAAACTGGACGGCGATACTACCCGACTTGGTAACGCAGCGGCTGAGCCGGCGTTGAGCCGCATGCTGGTCGACAAGATCAATGCCTTGCGCATCGCCCGGCTCAATTGGCTGGCAAAATCCGCCGAAACGTCAAATTGA
- the mobA gene encoding molybdenum cofactor guanylyltransferase MobA, whose product MNGQNKVSGVVLAGGLARRMQQQDKGLILFDNRPLVSYALAALAPLTDTLVISANRNQELYRGFGYPVISDASANFDGPLAGILAALQTAPAGILLTAPCDSPFVRTEHLQKLLRALHGSSADIAVAFDGERLHPVFAAIQTHLRDDLKDYLLRGERRLQTWFRQHPLMEVDFSATPEIFANINTPVELQALQSRG is encoded by the coding sequence ATGAACGGGCAAAACAAAGTGAGCGGCGTGGTGCTGGCCGGCGGTTTGGCGCGACGGATGCAGCAGCAAGACAAGGGACTGATTTTGTTCGACAACCGGCCCTTGGTCAGCTATGCGCTGGCGGCGTTAGCGCCGCTTACCGACACGTTGGTGATCAGCGCCAACCGTAACCAGGAGCTATACCGCGGCTTCGGCTACCCGGTGATCAGCGACGCCAGCGCCAACTTCGACGGCCCGTTGGCCGGTATTCTCGCCGCATTGCAAACCGCACCGGCGGGCATATTACTGACCGCACCGTGCGATTCGCCTTTCGTCCGCACCGAACATTTGCAAAAGCTGCTGCGGGCCTTACACGGCAGTAGCGCCGACATTGCGGTAGCTTTCGACGGCGAGCGTTTACATCCGGTGTTCGCGGCCATTCAGACCCATTTACGCGACGATTTAAAGGACTACTTACTGCGCGGCGAGCGTAGATTGCAGACTTGGTTTCGGCAACACCCGCTGATGGAAGTCGATTTCAGCGCTACACCCGAGATTTTTGCCAACATCAACACCCCGGTCGAATTGCAAGCCCTGCAATCGCGCGGCTAA
- a CDS encoding c-type cytochrome encodes MNNNYYNIKLFVMLGLFAAGANAADINAGKAKAAVCQGCHGSAGVSSSPLWPSLAGQGAIYIESQLNKFKSGQRENEVMKPIAAGLSEADMQNLAAYYASLSGKSAGGGLDAILIAQGKEKAGMCLGCHGNNAQGTGMVPKLAGQQPQYLAKQLADFKKGARKASQMNAMAQSLSDDDIKALAAYLGSL; translated from the coding sequence ATGAACAATAACTACTACAACATCAAATTATTCGTCATGCTGGGGTTGTTTGCCGCCGGAGCGAATGCGGCGGATATCAATGCCGGCAAAGCCAAGGCGGCGGTTTGCCAGGGCTGCCACGGCAGCGCCGGCGTCAGTAGCAGTCCGCTGTGGCCGAGTTTGGCCGGGCAAGGTGCAATCTACATCGAAAGCCAGTTGAACAAATTCAAGTCCGGCCAACGCGAAAACGAGGTGATGAAACCGATTGCGGCCGGTTTATCGGAAGCCGACATGCAGAATCTGGCGGCTTACTACGCCAGCTTGTCGGGCAAATCGGCGGGTGGCGGGCTTGATGCCATCTTGATCGCTCAGGGTAAGGAAAAAGCCGGCATGTGTCTGGGTTGCCACGGCAATAATGCGCAGGGAACCGGAATGGTGCCCAAACTCGCCGGCCAGCAGCCGCAATATCTGGCCAAGCAACTGGCCGATTTCAAGAAAGGTGCGCGCAAGGCTTCGCAAATGAATGCGATGGCGCAATCGTTGAGCGACGACGATATCAAGGCTTTGGCCGCTTATTTAGGATCGTTGTAG
- a CDS encoding putative transporter, with product MSWLLSLFNQDSVPHTLLIISLVVASGLVLGRLSLAGIQLGIAGVLFSGLIFGHFHLSINPEVMHFLREFGLVLFVYAIGLQVGPSFVSAFFRYGLRLNGLAAAVVLLGALIAVLISIVGDIPMPVAVGLFSGATTNTPSLAAAQQVLDTLPNIGPETLKMPGLGYAVAYPFGIAGIILAMLLNKRLFKIDIAHEAKLFDDNQQQHAHVPIWKDLKVENPNLNGLMLSQIPFFEGMNVVMTRILHNGQVDVAGQDSRLTVGDTIRLVGEREPLEQLKILIGPESDIDLKQIATNLHSKRLVVTNKAAINETIGNLCLLYGVTISRIHRPDVEFSPTSHVHVQFGDELHVVGSQDALTSIEKALGNSLEELDHPQIMPIFIGISLGVLLGSFPLYLPGIPSAVKLGMAGGPLLVAIMLSRIGNWGAMTWHLPKSSNIILKDIGIVLFLACVGLHSGDQFVETLVKGDGFYWMACAALITLLPLLAVAAVGRIFYKLNFLSLCGLLAGSMTDPPALAFANNLSPSAAVSMAYATVYPLVMILRIIAAQLIILLVN from the coding sequence ATGTCCTGGTTGCTATCGCTTTTCAATCAAGATTCCGTACCCCACACGCTACTCATCATCAGTCTGGTAGTCGCCAGCGGCCTGGTGCTGGGCCGCTTGTCGCTGGCCGGCATCCAGCTCGGCATCGCCGGCGTGTTGTTCTCCGGCCTGATCTTCGGCCATTTTCATCTCAGCATTAATCCGGAAGTCATGCACTTCCTGCGCGAGTTCGGCTTGGTATTGTTCGTTTACGCCATCGGCTTGCAGGTCGGTCCCAGCTTCGTCAGCGCTTTCTTTCGTTACGGCCTGCGCTTGAACGGGCTGGCCGCCGCCGTGGTTTTGCTGGGAGCGTTGATAGCGGTACTGATCAGCATCGTCGGCGACATTCCGATGCCGGTCGCGGTGGGCCTGTTTTCCGGAGCGACGACCAACACGCCATCGCTGGCTGCGGCCCAACAAGTTTTGGACACTTTACCCAATATCGGCCCGGAGACCCTGAAAATGCCGGGCTTGGGTTACGCCGTGGCCTATCCGTTCGGCATTGCCGGAATCATTCTGGCGATGCTGTTGAACAAGCGTCTGTTCAAGATCGATATCGCCCACGAAGCCAAGCTGTTCGACGACAACCAGCAGCAACACGCGCACGTACCGATCTGGAAAGATTTGAAAGTCGAAAACCCCAATCTTAACGGCCTGATGCTGAGCCAGATTCCGTTCTTCGAGGGCATGAACGTGGTCATGACCCGAATTCTGCATAACGGCCAGGTCGACGTCGCCGGCCAGGACAGTCGGCTTACGGTCGGCGATACGATCAGGCTGGTCGGCGAGCGCGAACCGCTGGAACAATTGAAAATCCTGATCGGCCCGGAATCGGATATCGACCTGAAACAAATTGCCACCAATCTGCACAGCAAACGTTTGGTGGTCACCAACAAGGCGGCGATCAATGAAACCATCGGCAACCTCTGCCTGCTTTACGGCGTCACGATCTCGCGGATTCACCGGCCGGACGTCGAATTTTCGCCGACCAGCCACGTGCATGTGCAATTCGGTGACGAGTTGCACGTGGTCGGCAGCCAGGATGCACTGACCAGCATCGAAAAAGCGCTGGGCAATTCGCTGGAGGAACTGGACCATCCGCAAATCATGCCGATCTTTATCGGCATCTCGCTGGGCGTGTTGTTGGGCAGTTTTCCGCTATATCTGCCCGGCATCCCGTCCGCGGTCAAATTGGGCATGGCCGGCGGGCCTTTGCTGGTGGCGATCATGCTCAGCCGGATCGGCAATTGGGGCGCGATGACCTGGCATCTGCCGAAAAGCTCCAACATCATTTTGAAAGATATCGGCATCGTGCTGTTTTTGGCCTGCGTCGGGCTGCACTCCGGCGACCAATTCGTCGAAACCCTGGTCAAGGGCGACGGTTTTTACTGGATGGCCTGCGCCGCACTGATTACCTTGCTGCCGCTATTGGCCGTTGCTGCGGTTGGCCGCATCTTCTATAAATTGAATTTCCTGTCGCTGTGCGGTCTGTTGGCCGGCAGCATGACCGATCCGCCGGCGCTGGCCTTCGCCAACAATCTGAGTCCGTCGGCGGCGGTGTCGATGGCTTATGCGACGGTGTATCCGCTGGTGATGATTTTGCGCATCATAGCCGCACAATTGATTATTTTACTGGTCAACTAA
- a CDS encoding alpha-ketoglutarate-dependent dioxygenase AlkB — protein sequence MISDSAAAMPANTENLAPCDGELYLLHGFYPSNTADRYFQDLLHGLAWQTEQIQIFGRLLTVPRLMAWYGDPDAHYRYSGVDHAPLPWNGALLAIKADLESICRHRFNSVLANLYRDGRDSMGCHADNEPELGANPLIASLSLGDSRLFRLRHNRSKQRLDIELAHGDLLVMAGALQHHWRHELPKTRQIKQARINLTFRRILPAN from the coding sequence ATGATTAGCGACAGCGCCGCCGCAATGCCGGCCAACACCGAAAATCTGGCGCCGTGCGACGGCGAACTGTATTTGCTGCACGGGTTTTACCCGAGCAATACCGCCGACCGTTATTTTCAAGACCTACTGCACGGCCTGGCATGGCAAACCGAGCAAATCCAAATCTTCGGCCGCTTGCTGACAGTGCCGCGGCTGATGGCTTGGTACGGCGATCCGGACGCCCATTACCGCTATTCCGGCGTCGACCACGCTCCGCTGCCTTGGAACGGAGCTTTATTGGCGATAAAAGCCGACCTGGAATCGATTTGCCGGCATCGCTTCAATAGCGTGCTGGCCAATTTATACCGCGACGGCCGCGATTCGATGGGCTGCCACGCCGATAACGAGCCGGAACTGGGCGCCAATCCGTTGATCGCATCGCTTAGCCTCGGCGACAGCCGTCTGTTCCGCCTGCGTCACAACCGCAGCAAACAGCGACTGGATATCGAATTGGCCCACGGCGATTTGCTGGTGATGGCCGGCGCGCTGCAACACCATTGGCGCCACGAACTGCCGAAAACCCGGCAAATCAAACAAGCACGGATCAATTTGACGTTTCGGCGGATTTTGCCAGCCAATTGA
- a CDS encoding NADH:flavin oxidoreductase/NADH oxidase: MSQLFTAFCLGPITLPNRIVIAPMCQYSAVDGIASDWHQIHLGNLALSGAGLLIIEATAVEARGRISPADLGLWSDACAAALGKILDSIRRYSPMPIAIQIAHAGRKASTAPPWDGGHPLGANDGGWQPVAPSPLAFMPEDMPPQELSQLDMVQIEQAFVSAAQRAQQIGVDAIEIHAAHGYLLHQFLSPLANLRDDEFGGSLENRMRFPLEVFAAMRSAVSERIPIGVRISATDWVAGGWDVEQSIVFANQLKARGCAFIHVSSGGLSPQQKIPLGPNYQVPLAEAIRAGCGLPTIAVGLITEAEAAEAIIAEGRADLVAIARGILYDPRWPWHAAAKLGAQVDAPRQYWRCQPRELKELFGDIRFRQR; this comes from the coding sequence ATGAGCCAACTATTCACAGCGTTTTGTTTAGGCCCGATTACCTTACCCAACCGGATTGTGATCGCCCCCATGTGCCAATATTCGGCCGTCGACGGCATAGCCTCCGATTGGCACCAGATCCATCTCGGCAATCTGGCACTGTCCGGCGCCGGGCTGCTGATCATCGAAGCCACCGCAGTCGAAGCCCGCGGCCGCATCTCGCCGGCCGACCTCGGCCTTTGGTCCGACGCCTGCGCGGCGGCCTTGGGTAAAATCCTGGATTCGATTCGGCGCTATTCGCCGATGCCGATTGCGATTCAAATCGCCCACGCCGGCCGCAAAGCCTCTACCGCGCCACCATGGGACGGCGGCCATCCGTTGGGCGCAAACGACGGCGGCTGGCAGCCCGTCGCCCCGTCTCCGCTGGCTTTCATGCCCGAGGATATGCCACCTCAAGAACTGAGCCAGCTCGACATGGTGCAAATCGAGCAGGCTTTCGTATCGGCGGCACAACGGGCGCAACAGATCGGCGTCGACGCGATCGAAATCCACGCCGCACACGGCTATCTGTTACACCAGTTTTTGTCGCCGCTGGCCAACCTGCGGGATGACGAATTTGGCGGTTCGCTGGAAAACCGGATGCGCTTTCCGCTGGAAGTATTTGCGGCGATGCGCAGCGCGGTTTCCGAGCGAATACCGATCGGAGTCAGGATTTCGGCAACCGATTGGGTGGCCGGCGGCTGGGATGTCGAGCAAAGCATCGTGTTTGCCAACCAATTGAAAGCGCGCGGTTGCGCCTTCATTCACGTCTCCAGCGGCGGCCTGTCGCCGCAACAGAAAATCCCGTTAGGCCCCAACTACCAAGTGCCGTTGGCAGAAGCGATTCGTGCCGGTTGCGGGTTGCCGACGATTGCAGTGGGTTTGATTACCGAAGCGGAAGCGGCCGAAGCCATAATTGCCGAAGGCCGGGCCGACTTGGTCGCGATCGCTCGCGGCATTCTGTACGATCCGCGCTGGCCCTGGCATGCCGCGGCGAAACTCGGCGCACAGGTTGACGCTCCACGGCAATATTGGCGCTGCCAACCGAGAGAATTGAAGGAACTGTTCGGCGACATCCGGTTTCGCCAACGCTGA
- a CDS encoding DUF302 domain-containing protein — MFNRAVIFASLPLIASCAGPALHTETVTYYQVETNKPYDEVLAELQVAIAEHNFRITGHSRVGKVIRERGAENFPEYDTLQFCNLTLAKTVLDITPHAIAYMPCNVVTYQFEGKTIVRTHLLPDDTGNPALNKFAGEMNPQLKQIVDFAAEQ, encoded by the coding sequence ATGTTTAACAGAGCCGTCATTTTCGCAAGCTTGCCGCTGATTGCAAGCTGCGCCGGTCCCGCACTGCACACCGAGACGGTGACGTATTACCAGGTCGAGACCAACAAACCGTATGACGAGGTTCTGGCCGAATTGCAGGTGGCGATTGCCGAGCACAATTTTCGGATCACCGGCCATAGCCGGGTCGGCAAGGTGATTCGAGAACGTGGCGCGGAGAATTTTCCCGAATACGACACGCTACAATTTTGCAATTTGACCTTGGCGAAAACGGTACTGGACATCACGCCGCACGCCATCGCTTACATGCCCTGTAATGTCGTCACCTATCAGTTCGAGGGTAAAACCATCGTGCGTACCCATTTGTTGCCGGACGATACCGGCAATCCGGCACTGAACAAATTTGCCGGCGAAATGAACCCGCAATTGAAGCAAATTGTCGATTTCGCCGCCGAACAGTAA